In a genomic window of Gemmatimonadaceae bacterium:
- a CDS encoding M20/M25/M40 family metallo-hydrolase: MRRLLSILVLTITLAPVTAAGQGGGTKAVDWNALALEGQRILSDYLKIDTSNPPGNETKAAVFLKAILDREGIPAQILDTAELGAGRANLYARLKGNGSKRAIALVNHLDVVPATPSFWTVDPFSGIVKDGYIWGRGALDMKGEGVVQLMALIALKRSGVQLNRDIVYIANADEELTSTGGITFVKNHADLLKDVEYIITEATENSVQNGKIRYFAVGVAEKRTFWQRLSVKGVPSHGSRPTKQNPVPRLVAALDKIAKYETPIHVTPGVAKFFSDISRLYPEPRKSWLANVEKAVTNPEAREWILSDPYWNAYLRNTISLTGLSGSNKTNVIPAEATADVDVRLLPDTDAAAVLATLKQIVGDTAVHFTTLLAPKAPLESPIDTDLFKAIEKAVREREPSAFVTTPMQTGATDRPTYRKLGIITYAIDPFKVEQAERQRGVHGNDERLAVENVGFGTRYYYDILRYAQ, encoded by the coding sequence ATGCGCCGCCTACTCAGCATTCTCGTACTGACAATCACACTCGCGCCAGTGACCGCGGCTGGACAGGGCGGAGGGACGAAGGCAGTCGACTGGAATGCCCTCGCGCTCGAAGGCCAGCGTATCCTGAGCGATTATCTGAAGATCGACACCAGCAACCCGCCCGGAAACGAGACGAAAGCGGCCGTCTTTCTAAAGGCCATTCTCGACCGCGAGGGCATTCCGGCGCAAATTCTCGACACTGCCGAGCTCGGCGCCGGTCGCGCCAATCTCTACGCCCGGCTCAAAGGCAACGGCTCGAAGCGCGCAATCGCACTCGTCAATCACTTGGACGTGGTGCCCGCGACGCCGTCGTTCTGGACGGTCGATCCATTCTCCGGGATTGTGAAGGACGGTTACATCTGGGGGCGTGGCGCACTCGACATGAAGGGCGAAGGCGTGGTGCAGCTGATGGCGCTGATTGCGCTCAAGCGCTCCGGTGTTCAGCTGAACCGCGACATCGTTTACATCGCGAACGCCGACGAGGAGCTCACTTCCACCGGCGGCATCACCTTCGTGAAGAATCACGCCGACCTCCTGAAGGACGTCGAGTACATCATCACAGAAGCGACGGAGAACTCGGTTCAGAACGGAAAGATTCGATACTTCGCAGTCGGAGTCGCAGAGAAGAGAACGTTCTGGCAGCGCCTCTCGGTAAAGGGCGTTCCGTCGCACGGCTCGCGGCCGACGAAGCAGAATCCCGTTCCGCGCCTGGTTGCGGCGCTCGACAAGATCGCGAAGTACGAGACGCCGATACATGTGACACCGGGAGTCGCAAAGTTTTTCAGCGACATCTCGCGTCTCTACCCCGAGCCGCGGAAGAGCTGGCTGGCGAACGTCGAGAAGGCCGTGACGAATCCCGAAGCGCGCGAGTGGATTCTGAGCGACCCTTACTGGAACGCGTATCTGAGAAATACGATCTCACTCACCGGCCTGAGCGGATCGAACAAGACCAACGTCATACCCGCCGAGGCGACGGCGGACGTGGACGTCCGTCTGCTGCCTGACACAGATGCTGCAGCCGTGCTGGCTACGTTGAAGCAGATTGTGGGGGATACCGCCGTGCACTTCACCACGCTGCTCGCGCCGAAAGCGCCGCTGGAGAGTCCAATCGATACTGACCTGTTCAAGGCGATTGAAAAGGCTGTGCGGGAGCGTGAGCCGAGCGCCTTCGTGACCACTCCGATGCAAACGGGAGCGACTGACCGTCCGACTTACCGGAAGCTGGGGATCATCACGTACGCGATCGATCCGTTCAAGGTCGAGCAGGCGGAGCGACAGCGAGGTGTCCACGGCAACGACGAGCGCCTGGCCGTGGAGAACGTGGGCTTCGGGACGCGTTACTACTACGACATACTGCGCTACGCGCAGTAG
- the mmuM gene encoding homocysteine S-methyltransferase, with protein sequence MDTDFDSDILILDGGLATELEKRGYDISGPLWSAQLLLDAPDAIEQLHYDYFASGAQCVTSASYQASYGGFASLGFTPEETTLVLQRSVALARSARDRFEKDQARDSNASIKADGKKRYVAASVGPYGATLHDGSEYHGNYGLSVSDLKAFHAPRFSVLADSGADVLACETIPSLDEARALLDLLGYHGHTQAWLSFTSPDGVHTSHGEPLADCARAADSVKSVFAVGVNCVHPRVVTTAIRELARGTEKPIVVYPNSGEQWDAGSRQWRGAPHGSRLADLAPAWVDAGARFIGGCCRTGPADTAALARAMSST encoded by the coding sequence ATGGATACAGACTTCGATTCCGATATTCTGATTCTGGACGGCGGTCTCGCTACCGAGCTCGAGAAGCGCGGATACGACATCTCCGGCCCTCTCTGGTCTGCGCAGCTCTTGCTCGACGCTCCCGATGCCATCGAGCAATTGCACTACGACTATTTCGCGTCAGGCGCGCAGTGCGTGACCTCGGCCAGCTACCAGGCGAGTTACGGGGGATTCGCGAGTCTCGGCTTCACTCCCGAAGAAACGACGTTGGTTTTGCAGAGGTCAGTCGCGCTGGCACGAAGTGCACGTGACCGCTTTGAGAAGGACCAAGCGCGTGATTCCAATGCCTCCATCAAGGCGGATGGTAAAAAGCGTTACGTCGCTGCGTCAGTCGGCCCCTATGGTGCAACCCTGCATGACGGCTCCGAGTATCACGGCAACTACGGACTTTCCGTGAGCGATCTGAAGGCGTTTCATGCGCCACGATTCTCGGTTCTGGCAGACTCGGGTGCCGACGTGCTGGCGTGTGAAACGATTCCGTCGCTCGACGAAGCGCGGGCGTTGCTCGATCTGCTCGGCTATCACGGACATACGCAGGCGTGGCTGAGCTTCACCTCGCCCGATGGCGTCCACACTTCGCACGGCGAGCCACTCGCGGATTGCGCGCGTGCTGCCGATTCTGTGAAGAGTGTCTTTGCGGTGGGCGTGAACTGCGTTCATCCCCGCGTTGTGACGACAGCAATCAGGGAGCTCGCTCGCGGAACCGAAAAGCCGATTGTCGTCTACCCGAATTCGGGCGAGCAGTGGGACGCGGGCTCACGTCAATGGCGCGGCGCGCCTCACGGCTCTCGCCTGGCCGATCTTGCGCCCGCATGGGTGGACGCTGGTGCGCGATTCATTGGCGGGTGCTGCCGCACCGGGCCGGCGGATACAGCCGCCCTCGCCCGTGCGATGTCCTCAACCTAA
- a CDS encoding Ig-like domain-containing protein, producing MRIRYAALAVVAVTAASFMACYDASKNPTAPSPDEISVAAHANAAKIRSVSVSPASASVQVGSTLQLSATSKPPTSSFVWASSNQGVATVSQTGLVTGVSAGQATISASAETKSGTSVVTVTSTPAPPPPPPPPPPPPPPPPPPPPPPPPPPVVFVGAGDIASCTSTGDEATANLLDTIAGTVFALGDLAYDNGTAAEFTNCYNPSWGRHKARTKPAPGNHEYNTAGATGYYGYFGAAAGDPSKGYYSYDLGEWHIIVLNSNIARTAGSAQDQWLRANLAANTKTCTLAYWHHPRFSSSSVHGNDVTVQPFWEALYAANADVVLVGHDHSYERFAPQTPTGAADATRGIREFVVGTGGRSHYALGTVQPNSQVYNGNTFGVLKLTLSAGTYGWQFVPVAGGTFTDSGTGSCH from the coding sequence ATGCGGATTCGATATGCAGCCCTTGCCGTCGTCGCCGTCACAGCCGCGTCGTTCATGGCTTGTTACGACGCCTCGAAAAATCCAACAGCGCCTTCTCCGGACGAGATCTCAGTCGCTGCGCATGCGAACGCGGCAAAGATCAGGTCGGTATCGGTCTCGCCGGCGAGCGCCAGCGTTCAAGTGGGCTCCACCCTCCAGCTCTCGGCGACGAGCAAGCCGCCGACTTCGTCGTTCGTCTGGGCCAGCTCGAACCAGGGTGTAGCTACAGTGAGCCAGACGGGACTGGTCACCGGAGTTTCGGCGGGGCAGGCCACGATTTCAGCGTCGGCAGAAACCAAAAGCGGGACCTCCGTAGTTACTGTCACAAGCACGCCGGCACCGCCGCCTCCTCCCCCGCCACCGCCGCCTCCTCCCCCGCCACCCCCGCCGCCACCGCCGCCGCCACCGCCACCGCCTGTTGTGTTCGTAGGTGCCGGCGATATCGCTTCGTGCACCTCAACCGGTGATGAGGCCACGGCGAACCTGCTCGACACCATCGCCGGCACAGTGTTCGCGCTCGGCGACCTGGCCTATGACAACGGGACAGCGGCCGAGTTCACGAATTGCTACAACCCGTCATGGGGGCGCCACAAGGCGCGCACGAAGCCGGCGCCGGGTAATCACGAGTACAATACCGCAGGTGCTACGGGCTACTACGGATACTTCGGCGCGGCTGCCGGTGACCCGTCGAAGGGATACTACAGCTACGACCTCGGCGAGTGGCACATCATCGTGTTGAACAGCAACATCGCGCGCACCGCCGGCTCGGCGCAGGACCAGTGGCTGCGCGCGAACCTCGCGGCAAACACGAAAACCTGCACGCTTGCCTACTGGCACCATCCGCGCTTCAGCTCCAGCTCGGTTCACGGCAACGACGTCACCGTGCAACCATTCTGGGAGGCGCTCTACGCTGCGAATGCCGACGTCGTACTGGTTGGGCACGACCACAGCTACGAGCGTTTTGCGCCGCAGACCCCGACGGGTGCTGCTGACGCGACGCGAGGTATCCGGGAATTCGTCGTCGGCACCGGCGGGCGCAGCCACTACGCGCTCGGCACCGTTCAGCCAAACAGCCAGGTGTACAACGGGAATACTTTTGGCGTGCTCAAGCTGACGCTTTCGGCGGGTACGTACGGTTGGCAGTTCGTGCCGGTTGCCGGCGGGACGTTCACGGACTCGGGAACCGGGAGCTGCCATTGA
- a CDS encoding zinc-dependent metalloprotease — translation MERRDGLIPIYLDAKQGKIFLELPSDSMRVLMFVTLATGLGSNPIGLDRGAGGDSYVTRFDRNGDRVLVVFENWNYRSSATDNPAHVRTVVEAFPPSTTGSLPLIAEEGSRLVVDATDFVMRDWNDVTGTLTANNEGTYAVARDRSSVYRPYTKAFPDNSEIDVALTFVTTGKPGQTVASIVPEGRSFTLRQHLSFVRLPDSNYRPRVLDPRTGFFGIVFKDYAQPIQLPLEQRWIARHRLERVNPADPASPIKNPIVYYIDRGIPEPVRSATKEGVSWWIEAFERAGLRGAFKVEDLPEGVDPMDARYNVVQWENRNERGWSIGGAIGDPRTGELLKAMARMDSHRARTDYNLYAGLKGADAAAADTAFVLARIRQVTAHEVGHTLGLSHNYIASTYERGSVMDYPPPRVRLDASGNIDISSAYAVGPGAYDMFSIRWGYGIFPPGTEQDSLRAIVADGLRRGLLFLSDADARPEFASDPRTNLWDDAASPMEFLRHQMGVRRVAMARFNERNIRVGEPIALLQERFVPVYLMHRFAVNSLAKTIGGMEYSNAVRGDGVQATRPIDGAAQRRALSALVGALSPSELAIPDTVITLLGPRPYSYPQYVELFSSRTRPAFDELGAARTLAQMIVDAVLQRERAARLVQFASRGPRPLTLDETIDSLTLTWSAPPRATPSAQALRRVAQRAVADRMLLVAADKEAAPEVRAIVELKMDALRRRARSLGGAGSIPERAHWLAIAADFTRWLERQELPTPTPALRAPPGDPFGMDR, via the coding sequence ATGGAGCGCCGGGACGGGCTCATTCCCATCTACCTCGATGCGAAGCAGGGGAAGATCTTCCTGGAGCTTCCGTCAGATTCGATGCGCGTGCTGATGTTCGTCACGCTCGCTACCGGACTCGGGTCGAATCCGATCGGCCTCGACCGCGGCGCGGGCGGTGACTCATACGTGACCCGCTTCGACAGAAACGGCGACCGTGTCCTCGTGGTTTTCGAGAACTGGAATTACCGGAGCTCGGCAACAGACAACCCGGCGCACGTGCGCACGGTGGTCGAGGCTTTTCCACCGAGCACGACGGGCTCGCTGCCGCTGATCGCTGAAGAAGGCTCGCGACTCGTCGTGGATGCAACCGATTTCGTGATGCGCGACTGGAACGACGTCACCGGGACGCTCACTGCGAATAACGAAGGCACCTACGCCGTGGCGCGCGACCGGTCGAGCGTATATCGCCCGTACACGAAGGCGTTCCCCGACAACAGCGAGATCGACGTCGCTTTGACGTTCGTCACGACAGGAAAACCCGGCCAGACGGTCGCTTCAATCGTTCCTGAGGGCAGATCGTTCACGCTGCGGCAGCACCTGAGCTTTGTCAGACTCCCGGACAGCAACTATCGCCCGAGGGTGCTCGACCCGCGCACGGGATTCTTTGGCATCGTCTTCAAGGATTACGCGCAGCCCATCCAGCTTCCACTCGAGCAGCGCTGGATCGCGCGGCACCGCCTCGAGCGTGTGAATCCAGCCGATCCGGCGAGTCCGATCAAGAATCCCATCGTCTACTATATAGATCGCGGGATTCCCGAGCCGGTGCGCTCAGCGACGAAGGAAGGTGTGAGCTGGTGGATCGAGGCCTTCGAGCGCGCCGGCCTTCGCGGCGCGTTCAAGGTGGAAGATCTGCCCGAAGGCGTCGACCCGATGGACGCTCGCTACAACGTCGTTCAGTGGGAGAACCGGAACGAGCGCGGATGGTCCATTGGGGGCGCCATTGGCGATCCCCGCACCGGCGAGTTACTCAAAGCGATGGCGCGCATGGATTCGCACCGCGCGCGCACCGACTACAACCTTTACGCAGGGCTCAAGGGCGCAGATGCGGCGGCCGCCGACACTGCATTCGTCCTCGCGCGTATTCGACAGGTTACGGCTCACGAAGTCGGACACACCCTCGGCCTCTCGCACAACTACATCGCGTCGACATACGAGCGCGGCTCCGTCATGGATTATCCGCCTCCACGCGTGCGACTCGACGCCAGCGGGAACATCGACATCTCCAGCGCTTATGCAGTCGGCCCGGGCGCTTACGACATGTTCTCGATTCGCTGGGGTTACGGAATCTTCCCGCCGGGAACGGAGCAGGACTCGCTGCGGGCGATAGTCGCCGACGGACTGCGACGGGGACTGTTATTTCTCTCCGACGCCGATGCGCGACCCGAGTTTGCATCCGATCCTCGAACGAATCTCTGGGATGACGCCGCGTCGCCCATGGAATTCCTGAGGCATCAGATGGGCGTGAGGCGGGTGGCGATGGCGCGCTTCAACGAGCGAAACATTCGCGTCGGGGAGCCCATCGCGCTGCTTCAGGAGCGGTTCGTGCCGGTTTATCTGATGCATCGCTTTGCCGTCAACTCGCTCGCCAAGACGATCGGCGGAATGGAGTACAGCAACGCTGTTCGCGGAGATGGCGTGCAGGCGACCCGGCCCATCGACGGAGCTGCTCAGCGACGCGCGCTGTCGGCGCTCGTCGGCGCGCTTTCGCCCTCGGAGCTCGCGATTCCCGACACTGTGATCACGCTGCTCGGCCCTCGCCCGTACTCGTATCCGCAGTACGTCGAGCTCTTCAGCAGTCGCACGCGTCCCGCTTTCGACGAGCTCGGCGCCGCGCGCACGCTGGCGCAGATGATTGTCGACGCAGTTCTGCAGCGCGAGCGTGCTGCGCGTCTGGTGCAGTTTGCGAGTCGCGGGCCGAGGCCGCTGACTCTTGACGAGACGATCGACTCGTTGACGTTGACATGGTCGGCGCCGCCGCGCGCGACACCGAGCGCCCAGGCACTGCGTCGCGTAGCGCAGCGCGCGGTTGCGGACCGAATGCTTCTTGTCGCCGCCGACAAGGAAGCCGCGCCAGAAGTCCGCGCGATAGTCGAGCTCAAGATGGACGCCTTGCGGCGGCGTGCGCGGTCCCTCGGCGGCGCGGGCAGCATACCGGAACGCGCGCATTGGCTGGCAATCGCCGCCGACTTCACACGGTGGCTCGAGCGGCAGGAGCTGCCCACTCCCACACCTGCGCTCAGAGCGCCGCCCGGCGATCCATTCGGGATGGATCGGTAG
- a CDS encoding heparan-alpha-glucosaminide N-acetyltransferase domain-containing protein, whose translation MESTASVDRSLTDASIGATREIRSVILRASSLRERIDSVDLLRGLIMVIMLLDHTRDFVHRDTFFFDPTDMSRTYPALFFARWITHYCAPVFVFLAGSSVYFQLARGKSKAEMSRFLVTRGLWLIVLEFTVIRFLVFWNLDYAQFLGFAQVIWVLGWCMILLAGLIHVPIRAVAIFGVAMIVLHNLLDPLRVPPWQGPGTPAPGFGGWIWMVLHQQGVVLPFGFPGPVWFILYPLIPWLGVMAAGYAMGTIYDRTPDERRRWLIRWGAAITVGFIILRATNIYGDPGEWSAQKNAVMTVASFLNVQKYPPSLLFLMMTLGPSLLGLALWEKYNRSGTGDHASAPGRVARMLVTYGRVPLFFYILQWIYSHGAGYLLSLMAGKPTWIYFRLPGPGAPTPPNIAFDLWVVFVVWLVGVLLLYPICKWYADLKARRKDWWLSYL comes from the coding sequence ATGGAGTCAACTGCCTCTGTTGACCGCTCGCTGACAGACGCGTCGATCGGCGCGACTAGAGAAATCCGCTCCGTCATACTCCGCGCCAGCTCGCTGCGCGAGCGGATTGATTCGGTCGATCTGCTGCGCGGCCTCATCATGGTGATCATGCTGTTGGATCACACCCGCGACTTTGTCCACCGCGACACGTTCTTCTTCGATCCGACGGACATGTCGAGGACGTATCCCGCGCTTTTCTTCGCTCGCTGGATCACGCACTACTGCGCGCCGGTGTTCGTGTTTCTCGCGGGGTCGAGCGTCTACTTCCAGCTTGCCCGCGGCAAGTCGAAGGCGGAGATGTCGCGCTTCCTCGTGACGCGTGGACTGTGGCTGATCGTCCTCGAGTTTACGGTGATTCGCTTCCTGGTTTTCTGGAACCTCGACTACGCGCAGTTCCTCGGCTTTGCGCAGGTGATCTGGGTACTCGGCTGGTGCATGATCCTGCTGGCCGGGCTCATTCACGTTCCAATCCGCGCAGTTGCGATTTTCGGCGTCGCGATGATCGTGCTGCACAATCTGCTGGACCCGTTACGCGTCCCGCCGTGGCAGGGGCCGGGCACGCCAGCTCCCGGATTTGGCGGCTGGATCTGGATGGTGCTCCATCAGCAAGGCGTGGTGCTGCCGTTTGGTTTTCCCGGCCCGGTCTGGTTCATTCTTTATCCGCTTATCCCGTGGCTTGGTGTGATGGCGGCCGGTTACGCGATGGGAACGATCTACGATCGCACACCCGATGAGCGACGCAGGTGGCTGATTCGGTGGGGCGCTGCGATCACCGTCGGATTCATCATCCTTCGCGCGACGAACATCTACGGCGATCCGGGAGAATGGTCCGCGCAGAAGAACGCGGTGATGACTGTCGCGTCCTTTCTGAATGTTCAGAAGTATCCGCCGTCGCTTCTCTTCCTGATGATGACGCTCGGACCGTCGCTGCTCGGGCTCGCCCTGTGGGAGAAGTACAACCGCTCCGGGACCGGAGATCACGCGAGTGCCCCCGGACGCGTCGCCCGCATGCTGGTCACCTACGGCCGGGTGCCGCTCTTCTTCTACATTCTCCAGTGGATCTACTCGCACGGAGCCGGATACCTGCTTTCGCTGATGGCGGGAAAGCCAACGTGGATTTACTTCCGCTTGCCCGGACCAGGAGCCCCGACGCCCCCCAATATCGCATTCGATCTCTGGGTGGTGTTCGTTGTCTGGCTTGTCGGGGTGCTGTTGCTGTACCCGATCTGCAAGTGGTACGCTGACCTCAAGGCGCGGCGGAAGGATTGGTGGCTTAGCTACCTCTAG
- a CDS encoding M48 family metallopeptidase, whose protein sequence is MKHNALMLVSLLGLAACEISPDEEVALGEQTAREIASAMPIVTDPYINQQINELGDSIAALTSRPDLDWQFYIVNSHQVNAFALPGGFIYVNRGLIENTQRLDQLAGVLGHEIGHVIQRHNVKQMESSQKIGIVATLACTLTNICNSGLGQAAINIGGTAVIARHSRHDELQADSEAVENVLRARIDPEGIPSLFEALVQKRRTEPSVVEGWFASHPLEESRVQRARELIEVLGAGEQGGLLQDTPSYQRFRQAVARLPAPPRPPPGSRTDVEAGG, encoded by the coding sequence ATGAAGCACAACGCATTGATGCTCGTCAGCCTCCTCGGATTGGCAGCCTGCGAGATCTCGCCCGATGAGGAAGTCGCGCTTGGAGAGCAAACCGCTCGTGAGATCGCCAGCGCGATGCCAATCGTCACCGATCCGTACATCAACCAGCAGATCAACGAGCTGGGCGACAGCATCGCCGCGCTGACGTCACGACCCGATCTCGACTGGCAGTTTTACATAGTCAACTCACACCAGGTTAACGCGTTCGCCCTCCCCGGCGGCTTCATCTACGTCAACCGGGGGCTCATCGAGAACACCCAGCGCCTGGACCAGCTGGCCGGCGTGCTCGGCCACGAGATCGGCCACGTAATTCAGCGCCACAACGTGAAGCAGATGGAGAGCTCGCAGAAGATCGGGATAGTAGCGACGCTGGCCTGCACGCTGACCAACATCTGCAACAGTGGACTCGGGCAGGCGGCAATCAACATCGGCGGCACCGCGGTGATCGCGCGGCACAGTCGTCACGACGAGCTGCAGGCCGATTCGGAGGCCGTGGAGAACGTGCTCCGCGCCAGAATCGATCCCGAGGGAATACCATCGCTGTTCGAGGCCCTCGTACAGAAACGAAGGACCGAGCCGTCGGTGGTCGAGGGATGGTTTGCTTCCCACCCTCTGGAGGAATCGCGAGTGCAGCGAGCGAGGGAGCTGATCGAAGTCCTTGGCGCCGGCGAGCAGGGAGGGCTGCTGCAGGATACGCCGAGCTACCAGCGATTCAGGCAGGCTGTGGCGCGACTCCCGGCGCCACCGCGCCCACCGCCCGGCAGCAGGACGGATGTGGAAGCGGGCGGTTGA
- a CDS encoding dienelactone hydrolase family protein has translation MPTEHHIKVGRTARYYMIGEPSDQTRDVWFVCHGYNQLAGDFIREFATIAADARVIVAPEALSRYYLATEPGFHSAEAKIGATWMTRADREAEIADYVAYLDDLYDEIFTQARRSEVSVTVVGFSQGGATANRWLTRGRARADRLIMWGALLATDSDLNHAATFFRDVKLTIVYGKRDQFADEGMMANYEKLLREKNVPYELITFDGGHRMDRATLAALARVESRSA, from the coding sequence ATGCCAACAGAGCATCACATCAAAGTCGGACGCACCGCTCGGTACTACATGATCGGCGAGCCGAGCGACCAGACGCGCGACGTGTGGTTTGTCTGCCACGGCTACAACCAGCTCGCCGGCGACTTCATTCGAGAATTCGCGACGATCGCCGCCGACGCGCGCGTCATCGTCGCTCCCGAAGCGCTCTCGCGCTATTACCTCGCGACGGAGCCCGGATTTCATTCGGCGGAAGCAAAGATTGGTGCAACGTGGATGACACGCGCCGACCGTGAGGCTGAGATTGCGGATTACGTGGCATATCTCGACGACCTGTACGACGAGATCTTTACGCAGGCACGACGGTCGGAAGTTTCAGTGACGGTCGTCGGCTTCTCGCAGGGAGGCGCAACTGCAAATCGATGGCTCACACGCGGTCGTGCCCGCGCGGACCGCCTCATCATGTGGGGCGCGCTTCTCGCAACGGACTCCGACCTCAACCATGCCGCGACATTCTTCCGCGACGTCAAGCTGACCATCGTGTACGGGAAACGTGATCAGTTCGCCGACGAGGGAATGATGGCAAACTATGAGAAGCTGCTGCGGGAGAAAAACGTTCCCTACGAGCTGATTACGTTCGACGGCGGTCACCGGATGGATCGCGCTACACTAGCTGCATTGGCGCGAGTCGAAAGTCGTTCCGCCTAG